A window from Alkalicoccobacillus plakortidis encodes these proteins:
- a CDS encoding LysR family transcriptional regulator substrate-binding protein has product MKDIGAGLTGTLSIGINTFSSTELLTSIQQFYQLYPNVHLKIQQNESSHLCQLVKDRTIEIALIRLPLHLSEFDVLHVKDEPFYFVTSDQTPLHDTITWPHINEYPLMLPSSEGLGVYSLIRERLAKRGIDSTLIGECSDIQLLTQMIARNMTNAIVPEAFVKQNTHPTIKALRIVDDEPFISPVGLIWLKNHNLSKPAERFVDELKRLI; this is encoded by the coding sequence GTGAAGGATATTGGGGCAGGGTTAACAGGCACACTAAGCATTGGCATTAACACATTTTCTTCGACCGAATTATTGACTAGCATCCAACAATTTTATCAGTTGTATCCGAATGTTCATCTGAAGATCCAACAAAATGAATCCAGTCACCTTTGTCAGCTAGTAAAGGATCGCACGATTGAGATTGCTCTAATCAGACTACCTCTACACTTAAGTGAATTTGACGTTCTTCATGTAAAGGATGAACCCTTTTACTTTGTGACGTCTGACCAAACACCATTACACGATACAATCACATGGCCGCACATCAACGAGTATCCATTAATGTTACCAAGCTCAGAAGGATTAGGCGTGTACTCGTTAATCCGCGAACGCTTGGCCAAACGAGGAATAGATTCAACACTTATAGGGGAATGCTCTGACATTCAGCTACTCACCCAAATGATTGCTCGGAATATGACAAACGCCATTGTTCCTGAGGCCTTTGTGAAGCAGAACACCCATCCGACTATTAAAGCGTTACGAATAGTAGATGACGAACCTTTTATATCACCGGTAGGCTTAATCTGGTTAAAGAATCATAACCTCTCGAAGCCTGCAGAGAGGTTTGTGGATGAGCTTAAGAGATTGATTTAA
- a CDS encoding ABC transporter permease, translating to MRWRYLFRFYFRQVMKSKLYIIASLMAIILIISRIYLYLNTWFDQEDYGQLPADIVVVVQAVSILYILFFYRLFSNEILYGIQNIFVDGYKIMLEKMSALLLVHVVLQLGITFLVFMMYSGVYALIGIEFSVFYLSLLRFLIVYMLGPIILLFFYGILVAIIFEKRKIAIIAILMIWLFTGVINQEIFRDFFTQVSANDLFPLLSIGPESMHLIYLSYIGFNLDVGNELTLLTWFLLLTIIILLLAVKWTSVNREKRATWISALILFVLAIGSGYGVLHFSKNSFNFAATEETSYYQSLREAPTDLDYEIKSYQINMNQNKVDASITFNKTHTNTPTFQLYHAYPVVSVSIDNREVLFEREGDIIKVYSETKEFESLSISYQLVDTSYIPYSANKTTLLANYAWYPKRSHEHMYIDKANPYMPNSYPKLSDSLFTPEVYEFKVKTDRILFTNLELKGDHYEGEAQAVTLLRGQGQATHL from the coding sequence ATGCGTTGGAGATATCTGTTTCGTTTTTACTTCAGACAAGTAATGAAAAGTAAGTTATATATAATAGCTAGTTTGATGGCTATTATCCTGATTATCAGTCGAATCTATTTATATCTAAACACATGGTTTGATCAAGAAGATTACGGACAACTACCGGCTGATATTGTAGTTGTTGTTCAAGCCGTTTCAATCCTTTACATACTCTTCTTTTATCGGTTATTTTCAAATGAGATCTTGTACGGTATACAGAATATCTTTGTAGATGGCTATAAGATCATGCTCGAAAAAATGAGCGCACTGCTACTTGTTCACGTTGTTCTTCAGCTAGGTATAACATTCCTTGTTTTTATGATGTACTCAGGTGTGTATGCATTGATTGGAATTGAGTTTTCTGTTTTTTATCTGTCTTTGTTGCGTTTTTTAATCGTTTATATGCTAGGACCAATCATTCTTCTCTTCTTTTATGGAATCTTGGTAGCGATAATTTTTGAAAAACGAAAGATTGCCATAATCGCGATTCTTATGATTTGGTTGTTTACAGGAGTGATAAACCAGGAGATTTTTCGAGACTTTTTTACGCAAGTATCGGCCAATGATTTGTTTCCCCTATTAAGCATTGGTCCAGAGAGCATGCATCTAATTTACCTTTCCTATATAGGGTTTAATCTTGACGTTGGAAATGAGCTTACATTATTGACTTGGTTCTTATTGCTTACAATCATAATCTTACTCTTAGCCGTTAAGTGGACTTCAGTTAACCGAGAGAAAAGAGCGACGTGGATCAGTGCGCTCATTTTATTTGTCTTGGCTATAGGTTCAGGTTATGGAGTGTTACACTTCAGCAAGAACTCATTCAATTTTGCTGCCACAGAAGAAACTTCATATTATCAAAGCCTAAGGGAAGCTCCTACCGACTTAGATTACGAGATTAAAAGCTATCAAATTAATATGAATCAAAATAAAGTCGATGCATCTATTACATTCAATAAGACACATACAAACACTCCTACCTTTCAGTTGTATCACGCCTATCCAGTAGTATCAGTTAGCATAGATAATCGTGAGGTTCTATTCGAAAGAGAGGGAGATATCATAAAGGTTTATAGTGAGACAAAAGAGTTTGAGAGTTTGTCAATATCTTACCAGTTGGTTGATACTTCATATATCCCTTATAGTGCAAACAAAACAACGCTCCTTGCTAACTATGCATGGTATCCAAAGAGATCTCATGAACACATGTACATTGATAAAGCTAATCCATATATGCCGAATTCATATCCTAAATTAAGCGATTCTCTTTTTACCCCTGAGGTCTATGAGTTTAAGGTGAAGACTGATCGTATCCTATTCACAAATCTAGAACTGAAAGGTGACCATTATGAAGGAGAAGCACAAGCAGTCACTCTTTTAAGAGGGCAAGGCCAAGCAACTCACCTATAA
- a CDS encoding ATP-binding cassette domain-containing protein, with the protein MNIAVKGLTKFIRKQYILTDVQLSFTGVYGLLGPNGAGKTTLMKVLAGLEDFQDGNVYADDDLISRSSYVKRTDVIGYMSQDFMVYPELTIYEVLEHIAHLQGEKPINIPTIINKVVEDVNLSVYTHKKMKALSGGMRRRVGIAQLLLRNPSVLLFDEPTAGLDIEERIRFRNLLKKLGQTHTVIISSHLVEDIEFLCTHIGIIREGHVLFEGTPSELKSLAKDIIYEISVKPEELDQVIYSEDVIQMDDEDTHINVRVFSENSDKGSRVKPRLMDGYLALLKEVRHE; encoded by the coding sequence ATGAATATAGCAGTTAAAGGTCTAACAAAGTTCATACGTAAACAATACATCCTAACTGATGTTCAGTTGTCGTTTACTGGTGTGTACGGGTTACTCGGACCGAATGGAGCGGGGAAAACGACGTTAATGAAAGTCTTAGCTGGTTTAGAAGATTTTCAGGATGGTAACGTGTATGCAGATGATGATCTTATTAGTAGAAGCTCTTATGTCAAACGAACCGACGTGATCGGGTATATGTCTCAAGATTTTATGGTCTATCCGGAGTTAACAATTTATGAAGTGTTAGAGCATATAGCCCATCTCCAAGGAGAAAAACCGATTAACATTCCTACCATCATTAATAAAGTAGTGGAGGACGTAAACTTAAGTGTATATACACACAAAAAAATGAAGGCGTTATCAGGAGGAATGAGGCGAAGGGTAGGTATAGCCCAGCTTCTATTGCGGAATCCTTCTGTCTTGTTATTCGACGAACCTACAGCAGGCTTAGACATTGAAGAGCGCATTCGCTTTCGCAATCTATTAAAAAAACTAGGTCAAACCCATACCGTAATTATTTCATCTCATCTCGTTGAAGATATTGAGTTCCTTTGTACCCATATTGGAATCATTCGGGAAGGGCATGTTCTTTTTGAAGGCACACCATCAGAACTAAAGAGTCTGGCAAAAGACATCATTTATGAGATTAGCGTGAAACCAGAGGAGTTGGATCAAGTTATTTACTCTGAGGACGTGATTCAGATGGATGATGAAGATACTCATATTAATGTGAGAGTATTTTCCGAGAATTCGGACAAAGGAAGTAGAGTAAAGCCACGATTAATGGACGGATACTTAGCCTTACTTAAAGAGGTACGTCATGAATAG
- a CDS encoding 3-keto-5-aminohexanoate cleavage protein, with protein sequence MKNKRIITAAVTGAGDTTAKSSHVPVTPKEIAEAAIESAKAGAAIAHIHVRDPKTGVVSHDLALFREVVERIREHETDVIINITAGGGGDFVPDSENPYQAGEGSDIQTPAERHEPVGTLLPEICTLDCGSLNFGDQIYLGPAGWLREHAKLIQQSGVKPELEIFDTGQIRLAEQLINEGLIDGNPMYQFCLGIPWGAAADAETIEYMRNRIVEGASWSAFGIGRMQLPIVIEAAKLGGNVRVGLEDNLYLEKGVLGTNAQLVDKAVGALKEVDLEPMTPQEAREVLKLKKFNQ encoded by the coding sequence ATGAAAAACAAACGAATCATCACAGCTGCGGTCACAGGGGCCGGAGATACAACTGCAAAAAGCTCGCACGTACCGGTCACACCAAAGGAAATTGCTGAGGCGGCTATTGAATCCGCAAAGGCAGGAGCAGCGATTGCACATATTCACGTCCGTGATCCAAAGACGGGAGTAGTCAGTCATGACCTCGCTTTATTCCGTGAAGTGGTCGAACGCATTCGAGAACACGAAACAGACGTCATTATCAATATCACAGCAGGTGGTGGAGGAGATTTCGTACCTGATTCAGAGAACCCTTATCAGGCAGGAGAAGGTAGTGATATTCAGACCCCTGCAGAGAGGCATGAACCTGTAGGAACTTTACTTCCTGAGATCTGTACATTGGACTGTGGAAGCTTAAACTTCGGCGACCAAATTTATCTTGGCCCGGCAGGCTGGTTACGTGAGCATGCGAAACTAATTCAACAAAGCGGAGTGAAGCCTGAGTTGGAGATCTTTGATACGGGCCAAATTCGATTAGCAGAGCAGTTAATTAATGAAGGACTCATTGATGGGAACCCAATGTACCAATTCTGCTTAGGTATTCCTTGGGGTGCAGCAGCAGATGCGGAAACGATTGAGTATATGAGAAATCGAATCGTAGAAGGTGCTTCATGGTCTGCGTTTGGTATTGGACGGATGCAGCTACCAATTGTGATTGAAGCCGCAAAGCTTGGTGGGAATGTTCGAGTTGGTCTAGAGGATAACTTATATCTTGAAAAAGGTGTACTTGGAACCAATGCTCAGTTAGTAGATAAGGCTGTAGGTGCTCTTAAAGAGGTAGATCTTGAGCCAATGACTCCTCAAGAAGCACGTGAAGTACTAAAACTTAAAAAGTTTAATCAATAG
- a CDS encoding thioesterase family protein: MSTVWTGNVQTDWVDYNGHMNDAAYAKVFSLSLDALMDHIGLDAAGRAELAYTIFTLEAHLKYVSEVHESQTLQVVIKLLDADSKRMHLWFEMKDGEGNTVATSEQMVMGMDESIGRPASIPNNGS; this comes from the coding sequence ATGAGTACTGTCTGGACAGGAAATGTGCAAACAGACTGGGTCGATTATAACGGCCACATGAATGACGCCGCCTATGCAAAAGTGTTTAGTCTCTCTTTAGATGCCCTCATGGATCACATTGGATTGGACGCGGCAGGTAGAGCCGAACTGGCATACACCATTTTCACACTCGAGGCTCATCTGAAATATGTGTCTGAAGTACATGAAAGTCAAACCCTACAGGTCGTTATCAAACTCCTGGACGCGGATTCCAAGCGTATGCACCTTTGGTTTGAGATGAAGGATGGCGAAGGGAATACCGTGGCCACAAGCGAACAAATGGTGATGGGTATGGATGAAAGTATAGGACGTCCAGCTTCCATTCCCAACAACGGTTCATGA
- a CDS encoding YcxB family protein, whose product MIVLPILDRSAADSWISMLPIHVIQSLIIAGFAALFLSGLLRFRIRREYKSDRLIKNEIRYMITNDGINQQVKSSNSHLEWNDFIATFEHKDMFRLYISKHKAIVLPKRYFSSNEDRISFKHIVEKNMPSKKVKWK is encoded by the coding sequence ATGATTGTATTACCAATATTAGATCGTTCTGCGGCGGATAGCTGGATTTCAATGCTACCTATTCATGTGATTCAATCTTTGATTATTGCAGGTTTTGCAGCTTTATTTTTGAGTGGACTTTTACGATTTCGCATTCGTAGAGAGTACAAAAGTGATCGACTTATTAAAAATGAAATAAGATATATGATTACAAATGATGGAATTAATCAACAAGTAAAAAGTTCAAATTCTCATCTTGAATGGAACGACTTTATTGCAACTTTTGAACATAAGGACATGTTTCGTCTATACATATCTAAACATAAAGCAATTGTTTTACCTAAAAGATATTTTTCTTCAAATGAAGATAGGATCTCTTTTAAACATATCGTTGAAAAAAATATGCCTTCAAAAAAAGTTAAATGGAAATGA
- a CDS encoding cation-transporting P-type ATPase, which yields MRNLENKWYNMDVDEIEQALGTQKETGLSTEESQKRLEKDGRNELPEKQAESKIKKFLSHFNDVLIYVLLGAAVITALLGHYIDTSVILLVTIINAFIGYFQENQAEKALNGIKALLSLTANIRRNNERLEVDAAEVVVGDVVILSAGDKVPADLRLVDAHNLRVEESALTGESTAVDKELKVLESDTVLNDRINMAFSGTSVAAGSGVGIVTAIGAETELGKINQAISDVEDLQTPLLRQIGAFGKTIALFVVGVAVVMFLFGYFIRDFPAGELLLSVIALAVAAIPEGLPAVLSIILAVGVQRMAKRNAIIRSLPSVETLGSVSVICSDKTGTLTKNEMTVTNVETTAAKYDVSGTGYAPDGDITLNGEQRTEDADEVLRRFLASVQICNDANLRQNETGHWTIDGDPTDGCFLTLARKSDMEMPSYKIISKIPFDSEYKYMAVLAEVDQERFIFVKGAPDRVFEMVQKNTQADFNLSYWEDQMSLRAKEGERVIGAAYKKVSADMDSIGHHDLDEGMNFLGIAGIIDPPREEAMQAVKTCTKAGIQVKMITGDHADTAKAIGKQLGIGDGTRALTGRELDKMTDEELEVAAESTHIFARTNPENKLRLVKALQKLGHICAMTGDGVNDAAALKRADIGVAMGIKGTEVTKDAAKMVLADDNFQTIVHAVEEGRRVYDNVKKTILFILPTNGAGGILIIASIFLGMTMPLTPVQILWVNMVVAITVSLGLAFEHLEKGSMDRPPRDPKSSLLSKYYLFRISYVSIMIGIGTLWMNTFMQNQGYSGSDLQTVILQMFVMAQLFYLFNCRSELGFAFNKDFFKNKAVFLVAGILIVLQLGLTYIPFMNTVFQTAPIDLSEWGIPLLMGLIVFVIVEIEKVITKSIRKKRVTS from the coding sequence GTGAGGAATTTGGAGAACAAGTGGTATAACATGGATGTAGATGAAATAGAACAAGCTCTAGGTACACAGAAAGAAACAGGATTATCCACTGAGGAGTCCCAGAAGCGTTTAGAGAAGGATGGACGCAATGAACTTCCCGAGAAACAAGCAGAATCGAAAATCAAAAAATTCTTAAGCCATTTTAATGATGTCCTTATTTATGTACTACTTGGGGCAGCTGTTATTACCGCTCTGTTAGGTCATTACATAGATACTAGCGTCATCTTGCTAGTAACCATAATTAATGCATTTATTGGCTATTTCCAAGAGAATCAAGCGGAAAAAGCGTTAAATGGGATCAAAGCGCTACTTAGTTTAACGGCAAATATAAGAAGAAATAATGAACGTCTGGAAGTTGATGCAGCCGAGGTGGTTGTTGGAGACGTGGTGATTTTGAGTGCCGGCGACAAAGTACCAGCTGATCTCCGACTAGTGGATGCTCATAACTTACGGGTTGAAGAGTCAGCACTCACTGGAGAATCGACGGCTGTAGACAAAGAATTGAAGGTGCTTGAATCAGATACAGTCTTAAATGACCGAATCAACATGGCGTTTTCAGGTACATCTGTCGCTGCGGGCAGTGGCGTCGGGATTGTGACAGCGATTGGTGCAGAAACAGAACTTGGCAAGATTAACCAAGCGATTTCAGATGTAGAGGATTTGCAGACGCCATTATTACGCCAGATTGGTGCATTTGGAAAAACAATTGCACTGTTTGTGGTTGGTGTCGCGGTCGTGATGTTTTTATTCGGTTACTTTATCAGGGACTTCCCAGCAGGTGAACTGCTGCTTTCTGTTATCGCGTTAGCAGTGGCTGCTATCCCAGAGGGACTACCGGCTGTTCTTTCGATCATTCTTGCTGTAGGTGTACAGCGTATGGCGAAGCGTAACGCCATTATTCGGAGTTTACCGTCTGTAGAGACACTTGGTTCCGTTTCAGTGATTTGTTCAGATAAAACAGGAACACTAACCAAAAATGAAATGACGGTTACCAATGTTGAGACAACAGCAGCGAAATATGACGTTTCTGGCACAGGTTATGCTCCAGATGGCGACATTACGTTAAATGGTGAACAGCGTACGGAAGATGCAGATGAAGTGCTGAGGCGCTTCCTGGCTAGTGTACAGATATGTAATGACGCCAATTTACGTCAGAATGAGACAGGGCATTGGACAATTGACGGCGATCCAACAGATGGCTGCTTTTTAACACTTGCCCGCAAGTCTGATATGGAGATGCCTAGTTACAAAATCATATCTAAAATTCCTTTTGATTCGGAATATAAGTATATGGCGGTTCTCGCCGAAGTGGACCAGGAACGTTTTATCTTTGTGAAAGGGGCTCCTGACCGCGTTTTTGAAATGGTTCAGAAAAACACTCAAGCCGATTTCAACCTTTCTTATTGGGAAGACCAGATGTCCCTTCGTGCAAAAGAAGGGGAACGGGTCATAGGTGCCGCCTATAAAAAGGTTTCTGCAGATATGGATTCCATTGGTCATCATGATCTAGATGAAGGCATGAACTTCCTTGGTATCGCAGGAATTATTGATCCACCTAGAGAAGAAGCCATGCAAGCTGTTAAGACGTGTACCAAAGCAGGTATTCAAGTAAAAATGATTACCGGAGACCATGCAGATACGGCAAAAGCCATTGGCAAACAACTTGGTATTGGTGATGGAACACGCGCATTAACCGGTCGCGAATTAGATAAAATGACCGACGAAGAGCTAGAGGTAGCTGCAGAGTCTACCCACATCTTTGCAAGAACCAACCCAGAGAATAAGCTGCGCCTCGTAAAAGCATTGCAGAAGCTTGGTCACATTTGTGCGATGACAGGTGATGGCGTGAATGACGCAGCAGCCCTTAAGCGTGCAGACATTGGGGTAGCGATGGGTATTAAAGGAACCGAAGTGACCAAGGACGCTGCGAAGATGGTTTTGGCCGATGATAACTTCCAAACGATTGTTCATGCAGTGGAGGAAGGTAGAAGGGTCTATGATAATGTAAAGAAAACGATCCTCTTTATTCTGCCAACAAATGGTGCGGGAGGTATTCTCATAATCGCGAGTATCTTTTTAGGGATGACCATGCCGCTTACTCCCGTTCAAATCCTTTGGGTCAACATGGTTGTGGCCATTACCGTCTCCCTCGGACTTGCCTTTGAACATCTGGAAAAAGGCTCCATGGACCGGCCGCCTCGTGATCCTAAATCATCATTACTGTCAAAATATTATTTGTTTAGAATCTCATACGTTTCCATCATGATTGGTATCGGAACGTTGTGGATGAACACCTTTATGCAAAACCAAGGCTACAGCGGCAGTGACCTGCAAACAGTCATCTTACAAATGTTTGTGATGGCACAACTGTTTTATTTGTTTAACTGCCGAAGTGAACTCGGTTTTGCGTTCAACAAAGATTTCTTTAAAAATAAAGCGGTGTTTTTAGTTGCAGGTATTCTCATTGTGCTGCAGCTGGGCCTCACCTATATTCCGTTTATGAATACGGTGTTTCAAACGGCACCAATTGATCTCTCAGAATGGGGCATTCCCTTATTAATGGGTCTGATTGTGTTTGTGATTGTGGAGATTGAGAAGGTTATTACGAAAAGCATTAGGAAAAAACGAGTGACGAGCTAA
- a CDS encoding amidohydrolase translates to MNDSYWLKNVRIESGFHQEEGHYVGTKTESIHVKIVNGLVEEVLPTSDSLDEAETQMDGKGLLLLPSLVEKHCHLDKTLLGEKWRPVKRVTSIFERFELEKSILPHLNTTTQERAERLLDTYVQNGVTHVRTHVDIYPEVGLTNLEEVIKAIQTFENKLDVEIVAFPQHGLLKDETIELLRKALAYNQVRYIGGVDPASVDGDIEKSLQTMVQLAKEFQVGIDLHLHDADYLGTFTMKRLAQLVIEADLQQNVFISHAFGLADIPPKQLKETTDWLAKAGITIITSVPISRPFPPVAFLEEQGVKVLVGCDNIFDLWSPFGNGDLIERVSRLAEASRWSDEWELAQSLNYITCPKACLTKEGRPEWLKKGDEASFILVPAESSAELVARRIRPEMTVFKGQITAGV, encoded by the coding sequence ATGAATGATTCATATTGGCTCAAAAACGTCAGAATCGAATCAGGTTTTCACCAGGAGGAAGGACACTACGTTGGAACAAAAACGGAGTCTATACATGTGAAGATCGTCAATGGCTTGGTGGAAGAGGTCCTTCCGACTAGCGATAGTCTGGATGAGGCCGAAACACAGATGGATGGAAAAGGATTGCTCTTATTACCTTCCTTAGTTGAAAAGCACTGTCACCTTGATAAGACATTACTTGGAGAGAAATGGCGCCCTGTGAAAAGAGTAACGTCCATTTTTGAACGCTTTGAATTGGAAAAGAGTATCCTCCCACACCTGAACACAACAACACAGGAACGAGCAGAACGACTGCTTGATACGTATGTTCAAAATGGTGTGACTCATGTAAGGACGCATGTTGATATCTATCCAGAGGTTGGTCTTACGAATCTAGAGGAAGTCATCAAAGCGATCCAAACGTTTGAGAATAAACTAGACGTAGAAATCGTTGCCTTCCCACAGCATGGCCTCTTAAAAGACGAAACCATCGAGCTTTTACGGAAAGCTTTAGCATATAATCAGGTTCGCTATATAGGAGGAGTCGATCCAGCCTCTGTGGACGGCGATATCGAGAAATCATTGCAGACCATGGTTCAATTGGCAAAGGAATTTCAAGTAGGCATTGATCTGCATTTACATGATGCTGATTATTTGGGAACCTTCACAATGAAACGACTTGCTCAATTAGTGATAGAAGCTGATTTGCAGCAGAACGTATTCATAAGTCATGCCTTTGGTCTAGCAGATATTCCACCAAAGCAGCTCAAGGAGACAACCGATTGGTTAGCGAAAGCAGGGATTACGATTATCACAAGTGTACCGATCAGCAGACCATTTCCTCCTGTAGCATTTTTGGAGGAGCAAGGAGTGAAGGTATTAGTTGGTTGTGATAACATCTTTGACCTTTGGTCTCCATTTGGCAATGGTGATCTTATCGAAAGAGTAAGCCGCCTAGCAGAAGCTTCAAGGTGGAGTGACGAATGGGAGTTAGCCCAAAGCTTAAACTACATTACGTGTCCCAAGGCATGCTTAACGAAAGAAGGCAGACCAGAGTGGCTAAAAAAAGGGGACGAAGCGAGCTTTATACTTGTTCCAGCCGAATCCTCTGCAGAACTGGTGGCGAGACGTATTAGACCGGAAATGACGGTGTTTAAGGGACAAATCACTGCAGGTGTTTAG
- a CDS encoding amidohydrolase, whose product MNTSTYWIFNVSLETGFIYQNDEVVGTETKRYFLQIESGSIVKIQEEQPKENVTYIDAKGLLLMPSFRDMHIHLDKTFYGGPWKAPSNAPGGIFTRLQEEEQLLPQLRPYTKERAEKLIELLIHSGTTTIRTHCNVGQIEGLHQLEATLEARETYKDKADIEIVAFPQQGLIRGQARIYVQEALKNGASFVGGVDPATIDTDIEHSLQTMMELAVQADAGIDLHLHDSGHLGLFTMKRLAALTKEAKMQGRVTISHALALADIRESELSEMAQILNEQKIDITSTVSLGKTIPIPFLHKQGVNISLGADSITDHWSPFGTGDSLDKATVYAERFGKKDENSLHQALTFITGHKTPLDQEGSRVWPTLVTPADFVFVDATCSAEAVARRAERKAVFFKGEMIVNKMDLEEGQTHE is encoded by the coding sequence ATGAATACGTCTACATATTGGATCTTTAATGTTTCACTTGAAACAGGCTTTATCTATCAGAATGATGAAGTCGTTGGTACTGAGACAAAGCGTTACTTTCTTCAAATAGAATCAGGTTCTATTGTGAAGATACAAGAAGAACAACCAAAAGAGAATGTGACTTACATTGATGCAAAAGGTTTATTACTCATGCCATCGTTTAGAGATATGCATATTCATTTAGATAAGACGTTTTATGGTGGTCCATGGAAGGCTCCTTCAAACGCGCCAGGTGGGATCTTTACTCGCTTGCAGGAAGAAGAACAATTACTGCCACAATTAAGACCCTATACAAAGGAGCGTGCAGAAAAGCTCATTGAATTACTGATTCACTCAGGCACAACAACCATTCGTACTCACTGCAATGTCGGTCAGATAGAGGGACTTCATCAGTTAGAAGCAACACTTGAGGCGAGAGAGACTTATAAAGACAAAGCGGATATTGAGATTGTAGCCTTCCCACAGCAAGGCTTGATTAGAGGACAAGCACGTATTTATGTACAGGAAGCATTAAAAAATGGAGCTTCATTTGTTGGTGGAGTGGATCCTGCAACCATTGACACAGACATTGAACATTCCTTACAGACCATGATGGAATTAGCTGTGCAGGCGGATGCAGGCATCGATTTACACCTACATGATAGCGGTCATCTAGGCTTGTTTACGATGAAGCGTCTTGCTGCTCTTACAAAAGAAGCAAAGATGCAAGGACGCGTTACCATAAGTCATGCTCTGGCGCTTGCAGATATTCGTGAGAGTGAGCTGTCAGAGATGGCTCAGATTCTAAATGAACAGAAAATAGACATTACCTCCACTGTCTCTCTAGGTAAAACGATTCCCATACCTTTTCTTCACAAACAAGGAGTGAATATCTCTTTAGGTGCGGATAGCATTACCGATCATTGGTCTCCATTTGGGACTGGCGATAGCTTGGACAAAGCGACTGTTTATGCTGAACGGTTTGGAAAGAAGGATGAGAACTCCTTACATCAAGCTCTCACTTTTATTACGGGACATAAAACACCTCTTGACCAGGAAGGAAGCAGGGTCTGGCCAACACTTGTTACACCAGCTGATTTCGTATTCGTTGATGCGACATGTAGTGCAGAGGCTGTGGCAAGACGTGCAGAGAGAAAAGCTGTGTTTTTTAAAGGCGAAATGATTGTAAATAAGATGGATCTAGAGGAGGGGCAGACTCATGAATGA
- a CDS encoding WapI family immunity protein: MAHTFKIGESPNIIEITIPHHETDVQDIYDEVESELTIQSGKYCVHQAGIWISLKNVYLLYQELNEVYQELKGKVIFSNVEESFYIEVTLHSLGQLNVEGYIQDLPSVKNKLAFEFQLDQSYLPKTIDELKDIFAKLGQA, translated from the coding sequence GTGGCTCATACATTTAAAATTGGGGAAAGCCCAAACATTATTGAAATAACCATTCCTCATCATGAGACAGACGTGCAGGATATCTATGATGAGGTTGAGAGCGAATTAACCATCCAAAGTGGAAAGTATTGCGTGCATCAAGCGGGTATATGGATCTCATTGAAAAACGTGTATTTACTATATCAAGAGCTGAATGAGGTCTATCAAGAATTAAAAGGCAAGGTCATTTTCTCAAATGTAGAAGAGTCGTTCTATATTGAAGTGACCTTGCACTCACTCGGTCAACTGAACGTGGAGGGGTATATTCAAGACCTACCAAGTGTGAAAAATAAATTAGCGTTTGAATTTCAACTAGATCAAAGCTACCTGCCAAAAACAATTGATGAATTAAAGGACATCTTCGCAAAGCTTGGACAAGCTTAG
- a CDS encoding LysR family transcriptional regulator, which produces MDIKQLRYFKEIVEQGNISAAAEKLYMSQPPLSQQLRSLEQELDTLLFHRHGRRLELTEAWTFSLPIHHRNPAADRRGQAECEGYWGRVNRHTKHWH; this is translated from the coding sequence ATGGATATTAAGCAATTACGCTACTTTAAAGAGATCGTCGAGCAAGGAAACATCTCAGCCGCAGCAGAAAAACTATATATGTCTCAGCCCCCTTTGAGCCAGCAATTACGCTCATTGGAACAGGAACTAGACACGCTACTATTTCATCGACATGGACGAAGGCTTGAATTAACAGAGGCTTGGACGTTCTCTCTACCAATACACCATAGAAATCCTGCAGCTGACAGAAGAGGCCAAGCAGAATGTGAAGGATATTGGGGCAGGGTTAACAGGCACACTAAGCATTGGCATTAA